The following are encoded together in the Dehalococcoidales bacterium genome:
- a CDS encoding DUF2177 family protein, with amino-acid sequence MSFAKIVILYFSSLAVFFAIDLLWLGVISKNFYSAQLGHLLAAKANWIPALIFYLLFIAGILVFVVIPGIEGGSLLKTALMAALFGLVCYATYDLTNMATIKSWPVIVTVVDLIWGMFISTSVAVIAYYIGRMLI; translated from the coding sequence TGAGTTTTGCTAAAATTGTAATCCTGTATTTTTCTTCTCTGGCAGTATTTTTTGCGATCGACCTTTTATGGCTCGGGGTTATCTCTAAAAATTTTTACAGCGCTCAGCTTGGGCATTTGCTGGCTGCCAAAGCAAACTGGATTCCGGCTCTTATTTTTTATCTACTTTTCATTGCCGGAATTTTGGTTTTTGTTGTCATCCCTGGGATTGAAGGTGGATCTCTGCTTAAGACTGCACTAATGGCGGCATTATTCGGCCTGGTGTGCTATGCAACCTACGACCTTACTAATATGGCAACTATCAAATCATGGCCAGTAATAGTCACTGTGGTAGATTTAATTTGGGGGATGTTCATTTCAACCAGCGTTGCAGTAATTGCTTATTATATTGGCCGGATGCTTATCTAG